In one Bacteroides intestinalis DSM 17393 genomic region, the following are encoded:
- the carB gene encoding carbamoyl-phosphate synthase (glutamine-hydrolyzing) large subunit, translated as MKENNIKKVLLLGSGALKIGEAGEFDYSGSQALKALKEEGIYTVLINPNIATVQTSEGVADQIYFLPVTPYFVEKVIEKERPDGVMLAFGGQTALNCGVALYKDGVFEKYGVKVLGTPVQAIIDTEDREIFVHKLNEINVKTIKSEAVENAIDARRAAAELGYPVIVRAAYALGGLGSGFCDNEEELNVLVEKAFSFSPQVLVEKSLRGWKEVEYEVVRDRFDNCITVCNMENFDPLGIHTGESIVIAPSQTLSNSDYHKLRELAIRIIRHIGIVGECNVQYAYDPESEDYRVIEVNARLSRSSALASKATGYPLAFVAAKLGLGYGLFDLKNSVTKTTSAFFEPALDYVVCKIPRWDLGKFHGVDKELGSSMKSVGEVMAIGRTFEEAIQKGLRMIGQGMHGFVENKELVISDIDKALREPTDKRIFVISKAFRAGYTVDQVHELTKIDKWFLEKLMNIMNTSKELEQWSKNHKQIADLPFELLKKAKVQGFSDFQIARAIGYEGDMEDGILYVRNHRKSVGIVPVVKQIDTLAAEYPAQTNYLYLTYSGIANDVHYLGDRKSIVVLGSGAYRIGSSVEFDWCGVQALNTIRKEGYRSVMINYNPETVSTDYDMCDRLYFDELTFERVMDILELENPHGVIVSTGGQIPNNLALRLDAQKVPILGTSAKSIDNAEDREKFSAMLDRIGVDQPRWRELTSMDDINEFVEEVGFPVLVRPSYVLSGAAMNVCSNQEELERFLQLAANVSKKHPVVVSQFIEHAKEVEMDAVAQNGEIVAYAISEHIEFAGVHSGDATIQFPPQKLYVETVRRIKRISREIARELNISGPFNIQYLARENDIKVIECNLRASRSFPFVSKVLKINLIELATKVMLGLPVEKPNKNLFELDYVGIKASQFSFNRLQKADPVLGVDMASTGEVGCIGSDTSCAVLKAMLSVGYRIPKKNILLSTGTPKQKVEMLSAARLLQQKGYKLFATGGTSKFLTENGVENTQVYWPSETNQQPQALDMLHKKEIDMVVNIPKNLTAGELSNGYKIRRAAIDLNVPLITNARLASAFINAFCTMTLDDLAIKSWAEYK; from the coding sequence ATGAAAGAAAACAATATAAAGAAAGTCCTGCTACTCGGTTCCGGTGCACTGAAAATCGGTGAGGCAGGTGAGTTCGACTACTCTGGCAGTCAGGCACTCAAAGCTTTGAAAGAAGAAGGTATCTACACCGTTCTTATCAACCCGAACATCGCTACCGTGCAGACTTCGGAAGGCGTTGCCGACCAGATTTACTTCCTGCCTGTCACTCCTTATTTTGTAGAGAAAGTCATCGAAAAAGAACGTCCGGATGGTGTTATGCTCGCCTTTGGTGGGCAAACGGCACTGAACTGCGGTGTCGCCCTTTACAAAGACGGAGTTTTTGAGAAATATGGTGTAAAAGTTCTCGGTACTCCCGTACAAGCCATTATCGATACGGAAGATCGTGAGATTTTCGTTCATAAACTGAATGAAATCAATGTAAAGACTATTAAAAGCGAAGCCGTAGAAAATGCTATTGATGCCCGTCGTGCTGCTGCCGAACTGGGTTATCCGGTGATTGTCCGCGCTGCATACGCGCTTGGTGGACTGGGTTCCGGCTTCTGTGACAATGAAGAAGAACTGAATGTGCTGGTTGAGAAAGCTTTCTCTTTCTCCCCGCAGGTGCTTGTGGAAAAATCCTTGCGTGGATGGAAAGAAGTGGAGTATGAGGTGGTGCGCGACCGCTTTGACAACTGTATCACCGTCTGTAACATGGAGAACTTCGACCCGTTGGGCATTCATACGGGAGAGTCCATTGTTATCGCTCCGTCTCAGACGCTCAGTAACTCCGATTATCATAAGCTGCGCGAACTTGCTATCCGTATCATTCGCCACATCGGTATTGTAGGAGAATGTAATGTACAGTATGCATACGATCCTGAAAGTGAAGATTATAGAGTGATTGAGGTGAATGCCCGCTTGAGCCGTTCTTCCGCTCTGGCTTCTAAAGCTACGGGTTATCCGCTTGCTTTCGTTGCTGCAAAACTCGGCCTTGGATACGGATTATTCGACCTGAAGAATTCTGTGACAAAAACCACAAGTGCTTTCTTTGAACCTGCATTGGATTATGTGGTCTGCAAAATACCCCGTTGGGACTTGGGTAAGTTCCATGGTGTAGACAAGGAACTGGGTTCCAGCATGAAGTCAGTTGGCGAAGTGATGGCTATCGGCCGTACTTTTGAAGAAGCCATTCAGAAAGGTCTGCGTATGATAGGACAGGGGATGCATGGTTTCGTGGAAAATAAGGAACTTGTTATCTCTGATATAGACAAGGCGCTCCGTGAACCGACGGATAAGCGTATCTTTGTCATATCCAAAGCTTTCCGTGCCGGATATACCGTTGATCAGGTGCACGAACTGACGAAGATCGATAAGTGGTTCCTGGAGAAGCTGATGAACATCATGAACACCAGCAAAGAGTTGGAGCAGTGGAGCAAGAACCACAAACAGATAGCCGATCTGCCTTTTGAATTGCTGAAAAAAGCCAAGGTACAAGGTTTTTCCGATTTCCAGATAGCCCGCGCCATCGGTTATGAAGGGGACATGGAAGACGGTATCCTCTATGTGCGCAATCATCGTAAGAGTGTCGGCATAGTTCCTGTAGTGAAGCAGATAGATACTCTTGCTGCCGAATATCCTGCACAGACTAATTATCTGTATCTGACGTACAGTGGCATTGCTAATGATGTTCATTACCTCGGTGATCGTAAATCCATCGTTGTACTCGGTTCCGGTGCGTATCGTATCGGGTCTTCCGTAGAGTTTGACTGGTGCGGTGTGCAGGCACTGAATACCATCCGTAAAGAGGGGTATCGCAGCGTTATGATCAACTATAATCCCGAAACCGTATCTACGGACTACGATATGTGCGACCGCCTCTACTTCGATGAACTTACCTTCGAACGGGTAATGGATATCCTTGAACTGGAAAATCCGCACGGGGTGATTGTTTCTACCGGTGGTCAGATACCGAATAACCTTGCCCTTCGACTTGATGCGCAGAAGGTACCTATCCTCGGTACTTCCGCCAAAAGCATTGACAATGCTGAAGACCGTGAGAAGTTCTCCGCCATGCTGGATCGTATCGGTGTAGACCAGCCTCGCTGGCGTGAGCTTACGAGCATGGACGACATCAACGAGTTTGTGGAAGAAGTAGGTTTCCCGGTACTTGTGCGTCCGTCGTATGTGCTTTCAGGTGCTGCAATGAACGTTTGTTCCAATCAGGAAGAATTGGAACGCTTCCTGCAACTTGCGGCCAATGTATCGAAGAAGCATCCGGTGGTTGTCAGCCAGTTCATCGAACATGCCAAGGAGGTGGAGATGGATGCGGTGGCACAGAACGGAGAAATTGTGGCATACGCTATCTCTGAACATATTGAGTTTGCCGGGGTACATTCGGGCGATGCTACGATTCAATTTCCGCCTCAGAAGCTTTATGTGGAGACGGTACGCCGCATTAAGCGTATCAGTCGTGAGATTGCACGCGAACTGAATATTTCCGGTCCGTTCAATATCCAGTATCTGGCCCGTGAGAATGACATTAAGGTGATTGAATGTAACCTGCGTGCATCCCGTAGTTTCCCGTTCGTCAGCAAGGTGCTGAAGATAAATCTTATCGAATTGGCTACGAAGGTGATGTTGGGGCTTCCGGTAGAAAAGCCGAATAAGAATCTCTTTGAGTTGGATTATGTAGGCATTAAGGCAAGCCAGTTCTCTTTCAATCGTTTACAAAAGGCCGACCCGGTGTTGGGGGTGGATATGGCATCTACAGGTGAGGTCGGTTGTATCGGAAGTGATACATCTTGTGCTGTGCTGAAGGCTATGCTTTCTGTAGGCTACCGCATACCGAAGAAGAATATCCTGCTTTCTACCGGTACACCGAAACAGAAGGTGGAAATGCTTTCCGCTGCCCGTCTGCTTCAGCAAAAAGGGTATAAGCTCTTTGCAACGGGAGGTACCAGTAAGTTCCTTACGGAAAACGGGGTGGAGAATACGCAGGTGTATTGGCCCAGTGAGACCAACCAACAGCCGCAAGCGTTGGATATGCTGCACAAAAAGGAGATCGACATGGTGGTGAATATTCCGAAGAACCTTACTGCAGGTGAGTTGAGCAACGGATATAAGATTCGTCGTGCCGCTATCGACCTGAATGTTCCACTGATTACAAATGCCCGCCTGGCAAGTGCTTTCATCAATGCTTTCTGTACGATGACGCTGGATGATCTGGCAATTAAATCGTGGGCGGAGTATAAATAA
- a CDS encoding GntR family transcriptional regulator, whose translation MKTIFGQQTTKVKQLADLISQDISMGRYKTDTALPSINQLSHDYKVSRDTVFKAFIDLKERGIIDSTPGKGYYVVNRQKNILLLLDEYSPFKDTLYNSIIRRLSTRYKVDLWFHQYNEALFNAILRDSIGRYNKYVVMNFDNEKISPYLYKIDSSRLLLLDFGQFDKREYSYICQDFGEAFYAAMTQLADRLQNYRKLILFLARESKHPKETCDYFRKYCADHQLECEVIETLDDREVHSGEAYIAIRQVDVVEIVKKSRAAGLTCGVDFGLIAYNDTPAYEVIDKGITVMSVDWQKMGILTADFILSGKPIQVCLPTEVNLRGSL comes from the coding sequence ATGAAAACAATTTTCGGGCAACAAACGACGAAGGTGAAACAACTGGCCGATTTGATCAGCCAGGACATTTCCATGGGACGTTACAAGACGGATACCGCCCTGCCTTCCATCAATCAGCTGAGCCACGATTATAAAGTTTCCCGCGATACGGTTTTTAAAGCTTTTATTGATCTGAAAGAGCGGGGGATTATCGACTCTACTCCTGGTAAAGGTTACTATGTGGTGAACCGTCAGAAAAATATCTTGTTGCTGCTCGATGAATATTCACCTTTTAAAGATACGCTGTATAACAGTATCATCCGCCGTCTTTCCACGCGTTATAAGGTAGACCTGTGGTTTCATCAGTATAACGAAGCATTGTTCAATGCTATTCTTCGCGATTCCATTGGCCGTTATAATAAGTACGTGGTAATGAACTTCGATAACGAAAAAATTTCTCCTTATCTCTATAAGATAGACTCTTCCCGCCTGTTGCTGCTTGATTTCGGGCAGTTTGATAAGCGGGAGTATTCATACATCTGTCAGGACTTCGGTGAGGCCTTTTACGCTGCTATGACTCAATTGGCAGATAGGTTGCAGAACTATCGCAAGCTTATCCTGTTTCTGGCACGGGAAAGTAAGCATCCCAAGGAGACGTGCGATTATTTCAGGAAATATTGTGCAGATCATCAATTGGAATGTGAGGTAATAGAGACATTGGACGACAGGGAAGTGCATTCCGGTGAAGCCTATATTGCCATCCGCCAAGTGGATGTGGTAGAGATTGTGAAGAAGAGCCGTGCGGCAGGTTTGACGTGTGGCGTTGATTTCGGCTTGATAGCCTATAATGATACGCCGGCTTATGAAGTGATTGATAAGGGAATAACAGTAATGAGTGTTGATTGGCAAAAGATGGGAATCCTGACGGCAGATTTCATATTGAGTGGCAAGCCCATACAGGTTTGTCTGCCGACGGAAGTAAATTTAAGAGGCTCTTTATAG